A single window of Watersipora subatra chromosome 9, tzWatSuba1.1, whole genome shotgun sequence DNA harbors:
- the LOC137404933 gene encoding p21-activated protein kinase-interacting protein 1-like: MADFFANHAENADVEIIVGSYEHVLFGYKLVKEQNTAVLNLSFTDKSHCGSIRSLAVSSSGLLASGSADETIQLFDLKTRHEAGTLIKHNGTITNIAFCDEFMLSSDDAGVICIWKISGRTYECMKTLSGHKGSVESMAVHPSGKLLISVGQDKTLRTWNLITAKRAYTTSMQHVVDVLRWSPDGEKYAMCYNGKLDICLLSKAAPEHTRNLPRKGHCLAFINNNILVVGCEEGYLIFVDIAAGYVPLTTVVDCTRIKCLSVKPLKNDQSLLSFMSSDGLLELHLVDHGKTISTSLIAKTKTTLRPICVQLSVMTNKSGTEPVSLKQEVTSTKKRTKKVKGKQPKESQEVLEQGQGDQPDPEQGQSVKSSPEKTKKGKRKLVSGQDSQSPREMDKIKRVFSLRSRQSKEEEDEGKVKNPMKAVDSVKITKQKFSAKKKQRNARHHHVVETPAADP, encoded by the exons ATGGCTGATTTCTTTGCTAACCACGCTGAAAATGCTGATGTAGAGATTATTGTCGGATCATATGAACACGTTTTATTTGGATATAAACTTGTTAAAGAACAAAATACGGCAGTGTTAAATTTGTCGTTCACAGATAAGTCTCACTGTGGATCGATCCGTTCCTTGGCAGTATCTTCAAGCGGGCTGCTCGCCTCTGGATCTGCTGATGAAACCATTCAACTGTTTGATTTGAAGACCCGACACGAGGCTGGAACATTAATCAAACATAATGGGACTATAACGAATATTGCATTTTGTGATGAATTCATGCTTTCATCTGATGATGCTGGAGTTATATGTATTTGGAAAATTTCAGGAAGAACTTATGAGTGTATGAAAACACTGAGCGGTCACAAGGGATCTGTTGAGAGTATGGCCGTTCATCCCTCAGGAAAGCTTCTGATTTCAGTGGGTCAAGATAAGACTTTGCGAACATGGAATTTAATAACTGCAAAACGAGCTTATACAACTAGCATGCAGCACGTAGTTGACGTTTTGCGTTGGTCACCAGATGGAGAGAAGTACGCTATGTGTTACAACGGAAAGTTAGATATATGCTTGCTGTCAAAAGCAGCCCCTGAGCATACAAGAAATCTGCCAAGAAAAGGTCATTGTTTGGCTTTtataaataacaatattttgGTGGTAGGTTGTGAAGAGGGTTACCTAATCTTCGTAGACATTGCCGCAGGTTATGTACCGTTGACTACTGTAGTCGATTGTACCCGAATCAAATGTCTTAGCGTCAAGCCATTGAAGAATGATCAGTCTTTACTTTCATTTATGTCGAGTGATGGTTTGTTGGAGTTGCACTTGGTAGATCATGGAAAAACAATTTCTACCAGCCTGATTGCAAAAACTAAGACTACCCTCAGACCTATCTGCGTACAACTCAGTGTAATGACAAATAAGTCTGGCACGGAACCTGTTTCATTAAAG CAAGAAGTCACCTCAACGAAAAAAAGGACAAAAAAAGTCAAAGGCAAACAGCCCAAAGAAAGTCAAGAAGTTCTTGAACAAGGACAAGGTGATCAACCTGACCCTGAACAAG GGCAGTCTGTTAAGAGTTCTCCTGAGAAGACAAAGAAAGGCAAACGTAAGCTTGTCTCTGGCCAGGATTCGCAGTCACCTCGCGAGATGGACAAGATTAAACGGGTTTTCAGCCTTAGAAGCAGACAAAGTAAGGAAGAGGAAGACGAGGGGAAGGTGAAG